Within the Kribbella aluminosa genome, the region GTACTGCTTGAGCTTGCGGGCACGGTCGCCGGACTGGGGATCGTGGTAGCGACGGCGCGAACGCTCCGCACTGGCGGCACGGCAGGCCTCACAAGGCGTCTCCCCGGCCTTCCTGTGCCGCTTGTAGGCCGCGAACGTGCCGCAGGGCTGCAGGGGTCGCGTTGAGGGCACCAACGAAGCAGGCGGGCATTCAGGGCATCCCCCCTCTAATGCTGGGGAGAAAAAAGTTTGACTGCGGGTCATGGCGCGGTCACCAATCCAAAACTCAGTCACTCCGGGGAGGGCGTGTGGTCGCAGCTCGCGCAGCACCGGCGGCCGGACAGCCACCACTTCGTTCCGCAGGCGCCGGCTGTGCCCTGGCAGTGTCGGCAGGATTCACCCGGCTCCTTCGCGATGGCCTCCGCGAGCTTGCGGGCAGCAACGGCGTGCAGTCGGTAGGTCATGACACCTCCGCAGTGGCGCAGCCGGGATGCCTGCCGGTGTGGGCGTACCACGCACCTGAGTCGATCGGGGTGCCGCATCCACTGCACATCCCAACGTCTCCTGTTGATGGCGTCTGTATGTCTGTATGTCTGTCTGTCTGTGTTGGCGTGACGTTGGTACCAACGTTGGGTTGGTTGTTGGCAGCAACATCACGCTCGTCCTTGGCACGCTTGCGCCGTTGTCTCTCGCGCTCGTCGTCACGGTGCTTGAGCTGTACGAACAGGGACTGGCGGAACACGTCACCGTGGTGTTCGACCACGTACGCGTCACCCTCATCACGCCAGAAGCCGTGAGCAACCAGATCCTTCGCTGCCTGCTCCCAGTCAGCAGACCCGGCGAACCTGCGCACCAGGTGCTTGAGGATCCGCATCTCCATGTCCTCGAGCCGGTACAGGTAGTGGAGTGCTTCGGTGTGCGTGCGGACCGCGGCGTCGGACAGACCGAAGTCTGCGCACTGGTCGAAGAACTCGACGCCGTACTTCGCCCACGTCATCTCTTGACCCGCTCACGGAAGATGGCGCCTTCCTCCTGGCACAAGCAGCACAGGTCGCCGAGTTCAGGAAGGCTGAGCAACCAGCCGCGGCCGGCTCTCGACCAAGGCGCGTTGGGTGCGATCTCGTGCACGAGTACGTCATGACCTTTGCCTGTGACGACAGCAAGGCCTGCTGCCTCATCGACGGTCGCCCACACGATGGCCTTCATGACGCCTCCGCGAGTACCTGGCGAACGTCGTCGGCGTACGCGTCTGCGCGGCTCGACAGCAACAGTTCCGCGTGCCGGCGGCACCGTTCGGCGTCTACACGCAGTCGCTCGTCACGTTCGGCCAGCTCTGCCGCGGTCGCACGGCCGTTGAAGTCGGTCGTTCGTGGACGCGCCCACTCGAGAGCCTCGGCCCGGTCGAAGAACGTGGCGGCCAACGATTGGCTCAGGAGGTCCTGGAAGAAGCGCAGTCGTGTCTGCTCGGCGTCCACTATGTAGGTGGATTGGATGCGCCTCACCGGAGCGCCTCCTTGAGGAGTACGTGGATCTCGCCGGTGATCTCGTCGCTCGCGCTCAAGAATTCGATGCGCTCGCGGAAGGACTCAAGCGCTGCCAAGTTCTCGCGGTTGTGCTGGGCGATCTCTTCGGCTGTCCGGCCGCCGGTGAAGTCACCGGGGCGCAGGATGTCCGCAGCCGCCTCGCGGGCATGGTGCAGCAGGTCCCGGGCTGTCGCCTCGTTCAGGGCGGCTTGGAGGCCGGACTGGGGGCGAGGTCGTGTAGCTTGGTGTCGAGTCACGTCGCCGTTGCTCGCAGGGGCCGCGTTAGCGCGGCTCTTGCCATTCATGCCGCGTCCGGTCCGCTGGCGGCCTGGCGCGCCTCGGCCAACCAGGCTTCCACGTCCTCGACGGCGTACAGCACGCGACGGCCAACTTTGAAGCTCTTCGGCCCCTTGTTGACATGACGCCAGAATCTGACGGTCTCCGCGGGCGTCCTGCATACCTCGGCAACCTCGGCGGTCGTCATGAATCGGTCTGCCATGGTCATCCAATCGAGTAGGTTTCTCTTCCTACTCGCACGGTAGGTTGCGTGAGATACCGAGTACAACCGTTGACATACTCGAAGATTCGAGTAACGTACTCGTCATGAGAGTGTCGTTTGGATTCGGCGGCTGGGTTGCGGTCGACGATGTGGGCCTACCCGGTGTGCTGTACGTGCGCATGCGTGATGCGCAGGAGCGCCTACGTATCAGCGAGTTCTACATCGATGCGAGCCACGAGACAGCGGCCCTTGAGGCGAGGGATCTTCGAGACGTGCCGCTCGCGCAGATCGAGGAGTTCATCAATCTTGAGGCCGACCTTCTTCGCCACGGGATGAATCTTCCGGCGCCGGACCTATCAACGCTGGCCTCGCATTTCAGCTCCACCTTCGGCAATCTCGAGCGGCAGATTGCCGAAGGTGACTGGGTGGTCTCCAGCTTCGTCAGTCAGTACCTACCTGATGGTGTCGACCGGGCCGTCGTATGCCGCGATCGCCTGTTGACTGACGAAGACGCTGAAGCGGCCAAGGGATCTCCGCGCGTGATGCGGGTCGCCCCTGCCGCACGGGCGAAGTGGCGAGGACTCCGTAAGAGCGATCGGGAGTTCCGGCTGCAGGCCGGCCCCGCGGACGGCCTCACTGACGAGTTCCTCCGAGAGGTGGCGCGTGCGTACAGTGCGGCGATTCTTCGGGGGGAACGGCCGAACGTAGCGATCGCCGAGCAGACGGGTTATCCGCTGAAGTCGGTACAGCGATGGGTCTACACCGCGCGGCTCCGCCGGATCATGCCGCGCGGACAGCAGGGGAGGGCTGGCTGATGGGGTTCACCAAGGATCTGTGGAACACAACGGTCGCGGACGCCGAGGGCAACAAGACGAAGGTTCCGACTGCGCGGTTCGGCAAGGGGAAGCGCTGGCTGGCCGTATGGCACGAGGACGGCGGGCGGGAGCGGACGAAGGCGTTCGCCAAGAAGATCGACGCTGACCGCTACTGGCCGACACAGGAGACAGATGTCAGTCGCGGGATGTACATCACCCCCGCGGACGCGAAGGTCACGGTCGACCAGTGGTGCACCACGTGGCTCAAGGGGTACGCCACTCGGCGCGCTTCGACGGTCCGGCAAGCGAAGACGCACGTAGCCCTGATCACGAAGGAGTTCGGGGACCTGCCACTCAACGTCGTACGGCCGTCCGCGATCCGCAGTTGGTGTGCTTCGCTCAAGAGCGACGGATACGAGCAGAGCTACGTGTACGCGCTGCATGCCCGGTTGTCGCAGGTGATGAGCGACGCCGTACACGACAACCTGTTGCCGAAGAACCCGTGCAGCCGTCGTACGTCGCCACCGGCAGGCAAGCAGCGCCCCTACTGTGCGACCACCGAGCAGGTGTGGGCGCTGTACGACGCGTTCCCGAAGCACCTGCAGCCCGCGGTACTCCTGGGCGCGTTCGTCGGTCTGCGGACCGCTGAGGCGTGCGGCCTCCGGACGGAGGATGTGGACTTTATGCGCGGGATCGTGACGCCTGCCGTGCAGTGGCCGGCGCAGGACTTGAAGACCGAGGCGTCCAAGACGCCGATCCCGATCCCGTCCCAGCTGACGCTGCAGCTTTCGGCGGCGGTCGCGCGGTGGGGGAGCGAGTGGCTCGTGACGAACGGCACCGAGGGACAGGCGTCCCCGTGGTCGATCGATCGGGCGATGCGGTCGGTCCGGAAGCGGCACGTCAAGCCGCTGCCTCAGGACCACGCGAAGGACTGCGGGGGCTGCCTGGTGCCGGGGCTGCCGGAGGGCTTCCGGTTCCACGATCTACGGCACTACCTGGCATCACTGCTGATCAACTCGGGCGCTGACGTGAAGGTCGTGCAGGCACGCATCTGGCATGCCAGCGCGAAGACGACGCTCGACACCTACGGGCACCTGTGGCCCGACGCAGACGAGTCGACCCGCGCCGCCGTTGGTGCGGTGCTGGCGGCACGGGTCGAAGGTCTCACGGAACAGCCACGGAACGAGGGGCGGTCATGATTGCTCCGCCGCAGGTCAGAGGCCTATTGCTGGCTACACGTCGTAGTACAGCTCGAACTCGTGGGGGTGGGGGCGGAGCTGGATGGGGGCGATCTCGTTGTCGCGCTTGAGGTCGATCCAGGTCTCGATCAGGTCCGAGGTGAAGACGTCGCCTTCGAGCAGGAACTCGTGGTCGGCCTCGAGGGAGTCGATCACGGCCGGGAGCGAGGTGGGGACCTGCGCGATGCCCGCGTGCTCCTCCGGCGGCAGCTCGTAGAGGTCCTTGTCGACCGGGTCGGCCGGCTCGATCTTGTTGCGGATGCCGTCCAGGCCGGCCAGCAGCTGGGCCGAGAAGGCCAGGTACGGGTTGGCCGACGGGTCCGGGCAGCGGAACTCGATGCGCTTGGCCTTCGGGTTCGAGCCGGTGATCGGGATCCGGATGCAGGCCGAGCGGTTCCGCGACGAGTAGACCAGGTTGACCGGCGCCTCGAAGCCCGGCACCAGGCGGTGGTACGAGTTCACCGTCGGGTTGGTGAACGCCAGCAGCGACGGGGCGTGCTTGAGCAGGCCGCCGATGTACCAGCGGGCCATGTCGGACAGGCCGCCGTACCCGGACTCGTCGTAGAACAGCGGGTCGCCGTTACTCCACAGCGACTGGTGGCAGTGCATGCCGGAGCCGTTGTCACCGAAGATCGGCTTCGGCATGAAGGTCGCGGTCTTGCCGGCCTTCCAGGCGGTGTTCTTGACGATGTACTTGAACTTCATCACGTCGTCGGCGGCCTTGAGCAGCTCGTCGAAGCGGAAGTTGATCTCCGCCTGACCCGCCGTACCGACCTCGTGGTGGGCGCGCTCGACGATCAGGCCGGACCGCTCCAGCGCCAGCGTGATGTCGTCGCGCAGCTCGCCGAAGTGGTCGGTCGGTGCGACCGGGAAGTAGCCACCCTTGTAGCGGACCTTGTAGCCGCGGTTGCCGCCGTCCTCGACCCGGCCCGTGTTCCAGGCACCGGCGATCGAGTCGATCGAGTAGTGCGCGGAGTTCGCCTTGGTCTCGAACCGGACGTCGTCGAAGACGTAGAACTCGGCCTCCGGCGCGAAGAACGCGGTGTCCGCGATGCCGGTCGACTTCAGGTACTCCTGGGCCTTCCGGGCGATGTTGCGCGGGTCCCGCGAGTACGCCTCGCCGGTCAGCGGGTCGTGCACGAAGAAGTTGACCACAAGCGTCTTGGCGCTGCGGAACTCGTCGATGAACGCGCTGGTCGGGTCCGGCAGCAGCTTCATGTCCGATTCGTGGATCTGCTGGAACCCGCGCACCGACGAACCGTCGAAGGCCAGGCCCTCCTCGAAGACCTCGGGACCGAACGACGACACCGGGACGGTGAAGTGCTGCATGATGCCCGGAAGGTCGCAGAAGCGGATGTCGACGATCTCGACGCCCTCGTCCTTGACGTAGGCGAGCAGCTCCTCCGCGCTGGAAAACATACGTACTCCTAGGGTGGCTCAGAGATTCATCTGAACGTAGGGCCTGCCGGTTTCTCCGTCGTGACCCTGATGTTTCGCGGATGTTACGCCCAGCGTGTCCGCGCTGACCCACTGGTGCACGGCGATTACGCCCTGAGATATCGCGGCCCCCACAGGGCCGTCCCCGAACGTGTCCGTAGGCTAGCCATCATGGCATCATCCGCGACGCCCGCAACCGGACCCTCCGGAGAATTCCGTCACCCGGGCAATCGGCTGGGGCTGCCCAAGGACGGTCCGGGCTCGGTCGCGACCTGGGGCCGCCGGGTGCTGGCGCTGGTGATCGACTGGCTGATCGCGGGACTGATCGCGTCCGCGCTGACCGGCCGGCCGATGTGGGCCGGCGGGAACAACTACAGCCTGATGCACACCACCGCGTTCTTCGCGATGTCCGCGATCCTGGCCGGCCTGGTCGGCAGCACGATCGGGCACCGGCTCTGCGGCCTGCGGGTAGCCCCGGTCCGGGACAGCACGACGTACCCGGGGCCGCCCGGGCTGCTGGCCGGGATCGTCCGCAGCCTGCTGATCTGCCTGGTCATCCCGGCAGTCGTGTACGACCGGGAGCGCCGCGGCCTGCACGACTTGGCCGCCAAGACCGTCGTCGTACGGCGCTAACGCCGGGTCAGCAGCAGCTGTACGTCGTCGAGGTACCCGGTCCGGAAGCCCGCCTCGGAGTACGCGAGGTAGAACTCCCACATCCGCCGGAACGTGTCGTCGAACCCGAGCGCGCCGATCGCCGGCCACTGGTCGACGAACCGGTTCCGCCAGATCCGCAGTGTCCGCGCGTAGTCCGCGCCCAGGTGCCGGATCACGTCCGCGCGCAGCCCGGTGTGCTGTGCGGTGACCTCCTCGATCACCTTGATCGACGGGATCAGGCCGCCCGGGAAGATGTACTTCTGCACCCAGGTGAACGTGTTCCGGGTGGCGAGCATCCGCTCGTGCGGCATCACGATC harbors:
- a CDS encoding helix-turn-helix transcriptional regulator → MADRFMTTAEVAEVCRTPAETVRFWRHVNKGPKSFKVGRRVLYAVEDVEAWLAEARQAASGPDAA
- a CDS encoding site-specific integrase gives rise to the protein MGFTKDLWNTTVADAEGNKTKVPTARFGKGKRWLAVWHEDGGRERTKAFAKKIDADRYWPTQETDVSRGMYITPADAKVTVDQWCTTWLKGYATRRASTVRQAKTHVALITKEFGDLPLNVVRPSAIRSWCASLKSDGYEQSYVYALHARLSQVMSDAVHDNLLPKNPCSRRTSPPAGKQRPYCATTEQVWALYDAFPKHLQPAVLLGAFVGLRTAEACGLRTEDVDFMRGIVTPAVQWPAQDLKTEASKTPIPIPSQLTLQLSAAVARWGSEWLVTNGTEGQASPWSIDRAMRSVRKRHVKPLPQDHAKDCGGCLVPGLPEGFRFHDLRHYLASLLINSGADVKVVQARIWHASAKTTLDTYGHLWPDADESTRAAVGAVLAARVEGLTEQPRNEGRS
- the glnA gene encoding type I glutamate--ammonia ligase, which codes for MFSSAEELLAYVKDEGVEIVDIRFCDLPGIMQHFTVPVSSFGPEVFEEGLAFDGSSVRGFQQIHESDMKLLPDPTSAFIDEFRSAKTLVVNFFVHDPLTGEAYSRDPRNIARKAQEYLKSTGIADTAFFAPEAEFYVFDDVRFETKANSAHYSIDSIAGAWNTGRVEDGGNRGYKVRYKGGYFPVAPTDHFGELRDDITLALERSGLIVERAHHEVGTAGQAEINFRFDELLKAADDVMKFKYIVKNTAWKAGKTATFMPKPIFGDNGSGMHCHQSLWSNGDPLFYDESGYGGLSDMARWYIGGLLKHAPSLLAFTNPTVNSYHRLVPGFEAPVNLVYSSRNRSACIRIPITGSNPKAKRIEFRCPDPSANPYLAFSAQLLAGLDGIRNKIEPADPVDKDLYELPPEEHAGIAQVPTSLPAVIDSLEADHEFLLEGDVFTSDLIETWIDLKRDNEIAPIQLRPHPHEFELYYDV
- a CDS encoding RDD family protein → MASSATPATGPSGEFRHPGNRLGLPKDGPGSVATWGRRVLALVIDWLIAGLIASALTGRPMWAGGNNYSLMHTTAFFAMSAILAGLVGSTIGHRLCGLRVAPVRDSTTYPGPPGLLAGIVRSLLICLVIPAVVYDRERRGLHDLAAKTVVVRR